One genomic window of Cheilinus undulatus linkage group 7, ASM1832078v1, whole genome shotgun sequence includes the following:
- the LOC121511814 gene encoding GDP-L-fucose synthase-like, translated as MIKMNGQGEHSTPMRVLVTGGTGLVGRAIQHVVKEEGVAKEGGEWIFLSSKDADLTNMDETRAVFEKHKPTHVIHLAAMVGGLFKNMKYNLDFWRNNVYINDNVLRAAFEVGAVKVVSCLSTCIFPDKTTYPIDETMIHNGPPHESNFGYAYAKRMIDVNNRGYYQQHGRCYTAVIPTNVFGPHDNFSIEDGHVLPGLIHKAYIAQKEGKPLVVWGSGTPRRQFIYSLDLARLFLWVLRDYPEIDPIILSVGEEEEVSIKEAAEAVVEALDFKGEVVFDASKADGQFKKTASNAKLRRYLPGFTFTPFNQALKETCDWFVANYDSARK; from the exons ATGATAAAG ATGAATGGCCAGGGTGAACACTCCACTCCGATGAGGGTGCTGGTGACAGGAGGGACAGGCTTGGTGGGCAGAGCCATCCAGCATGTGGTGAAAGAGGAGGGGGTGGCCAAGGAGGGAGGAGAATGGATATTCCTCTCTTCCAAAGATGCCGACCTCAC GAACATGGATGAAACAAGAGCTGTGTTTGAAAAACATAAGCCAACCCATGTTATTCACCTCGCTGCCATGGTTGGCGGGCTTTTCAAGAACATGAAGTACAACCTGGACTTCTGG AGAAACAATGTCTACATCAACGATAACGTGCTGCGGGCAGCGTTTGAAGTTGGAGCAGTCAAGGTTGTTTCCTGTCTGTCCACCTGCATCTTTCCTGACAAGACCACCTACCCTATAGATGAGACTATG ATCCATAATGGTCCCCCTCATGAGTCAAACTTTGGCTATGCCTATGCAAAGAGAATGATCGATGTTAATAACAg GGGTTACTATCAGCAGCATGGGCGCTGCTATACTGCTGTGATTCCCACAAACGTGTTTGGGCCTCATGACAACTTCAGTATTGAGGATGGTCATGTGCTTCCGGGTCTCATACACAAAGCTTACATTGCACAAA AGGAGGGAAAGCCCCTGGTGGTCTGGGGCTCTGGCACTCCCAGAAGACAGTTCATTTACTCTCTGGACCTGGCTCGGCTCTTCCTGTGGGTCCTGAGAGATTATCCAGAGATTGACCCAATCATTCTCTCTG ttggagaggaagaagaagtgTCCATCAaagaagcagcagaagcagTGGTGGAAGCACTGGACTTCAAAGGAGAAGTAGTT TTTGATGCCAGTAAAGCAGATGGTCAGTTCAAGAAAACTGCCAGCAATGCAAAGCTTCGACGCTACCTGCCAGGCTTCACCTTCACACCCTTCAATCAAG CTTTAAAGGAGACTTGTGATTGGTTTGTGGCAAACTACGACTCTGCGCGGAAGTGA
- the LOC121512773 gene encoding leukocyte elastase inhibitor-like has product MDDHSEVLVHLPRFKLEGDYKLNEPLAKLGMTDVFSAKADLSGMNGEGGLFLSTVAHKACVEVNEEGTEAAAATASMAMFCMSRREEHFRADHPFLFFIRHNKTKSILFLGRLSSPQ; this is encoded by the coding sequence ATGGACGACCATTCTGAAGTCCTGGTCCACCTGCCCAGGTTCAAGCTAGAGGGAGACTACAAGCTGAACGAGCCCCTCGCCAAACTGGGCATGACAGATGTGTTCAGTGCAAAGGCTGATCTATCGGGCATGAATGGAGAGGGAGGACTGTTCCTGTCTACGGTGGCCCATAAGGCCTGTGTGGAGGTGAACGAGGAGGGAACAGAGGCGGCTGCAGCCACAGCGAGCATGGCAATGTTCTGCATGTCTAGGAGGGAGGAACACTTCAGGGCTGACCAccccttcctcttcttcatcaggCACAATAAGACCAAGTCCATCCTCTTCCTCGGCAGGTTGTCATCTCCTCAGTAG
- the LOC121512772 gene encoding leukocyte elastase inhibitor-like isoform X1 has translation MGRGRLLDTTTNTGPRFFSVFRGIFRNTAPLLVLLSLLHSASAGQKSQCQALRDKQQDHCTSAVMAAISSANTDFALALLRTLSQANPTGNIFISPLSISSALAMVYLGAKGDTAAQMAKALSFSSGEGVHADFQTLNAAINSPSASYILKLANRLYGEKTANFLPEFLAATQKFYQADLKAVDFLGAPEACRTEINSWVEQQTEDKIKDLLKPGTVSSMTRLALVNAIYFKGNWKNRFDAADTKEMPFKINKNESKPVQMMYQMKKLPYNYVPELSLQILELPYIDEELSMFILLPEESADGSDPLVKLEKEITHEKLDEWTNRDLMDVHSEVVVHLPRFKLEEDYELNEPLAKLGMTDVFSAKADLSGMNGEGGLFLSTVAHKAFVEVNEEGTEAAAATAGMVAFCMLREEHFKADHPFLFFIRHNKTKSILFLGRLSSPQ, from the exons ATGGGCAGAGGTAGACTGCTGGACACAACTACAAACACTGGACCAcgatttttctctgttttcagggGGATTTTTCGGAATACCGCCCCTCTTCTcgttttactttcacttttacattCAGCCAGCGCGGGACAGAAGAGCCAGTGTCAGGCTTTACGGGACAAACAACAG GACCATTGTACATCTGCAGTCATGGCCGCCATCAGCAGTGCTAACACAGACTTTGCCTTGGCCCTGCTCCGAACTCTGAGCCAAGCAAACCCCACTGGGAACATCTTCATTTCCCCGCTCAGCATCAGTTCAGCCCTGGCCATGGTTTACCTGGGAGCTAAAGGAGACACTGCTGCTCAGATGGCAAAG GCACTCTCGTTCAGCTCTGGTGAAGGCGTGCATGCAGACTTCCAGACTCTAAACGCTGCCATCAACTCACCATCTGCATCGTACATCCTTAAACTGGCTAACCGCCTCTATGGAGAAAAAACAGCCAACTTCCTCCCT GAGTTTCTTGCAGCCACTCAGAAGTTTTACCAGGCAGACCTGAAGGCTGTGGATTTCCTCGGGGCTCCGGAGGCCTGCAGAACGGAGATCAACAGCTGGGTGGAGCAGCAGACAGAAG ATAAAATCAAAGATCTTCTGAAGCCAGGAACAGTCAGCTCAATGACCAGGCTGGCTCTGGTTAACGCCATCTACTTTAAGGGGAACTGGAAGAACCGCTTTGATGCAGCAGACACCAAAGAGATGCCCTTTAAAATCAACAAG AATGAGAGCAAGCCAGTCCAGATGATGTACCAGATGAAGAAGCTGCCCTACAACTACGTCCCTGAGCTCAGTCTGCAGATCCTGGAGCTGCCGTACATTGATGAGGAGCTCAGCATGTTCATCCTGCTGCCTGAGGAGTCTGCTGATGGCTCTGACCCTCTGGTGAAG CTGGAGAAAGAGATAACACATGAGAAGCTGGATGAATGGACCAACAGAGACCTCATGGATGTCCACTCTGAAGTCGTGGTCCACCTGCCCAGGTTCAAGCTGGAGGAAGACTACGAGCTGAATGAGCCACTCGCCAAACTGGGCATGACAGATGTGTTCAGTGCAAAGGCTGATCTGTCTGGCATGAATGGAGAGGGAGGACTGTTCCTGTCTACGGTGGCCCATAAGGCCTTTGTGGAGGTGAACGAGGAGGGAACAGAGGCGGCTGCAGCCACAGCAGGCATGGTAGCATTCTGCATGTTGAGGGAGGAACACTTCAAGGCTGACCAccccttcctcttcttcatcaggCACAATAAGACCAAGTCCATCCTCTTCCTTGGCAGGTTGTCATCTCCTCAGTAG
- the LOC121512772 gene encoding leukocyte elastase inhibitor-like isoform X2 has protein sequence MAAISSANTDFALALLRTLSQANPTGNIFISPLSISSALAMVYLGAKGDTAAQMAKALSFSSGEGVHADFQTLNAAINSPSASYILKLANRLYGEKTANFLPEFLAATQKFYQADLKAVDFLGAPEACRTEINSWVEQQTEDKIKDLLKPGTVSSMTRLALVNAIYFKGNWKNRFDAADTKEMPFKINKNESKPVQMMYQMKKLPYNYVPELSLQILELPYIDEELSMFILLPEESADGSDPLVKLEKEITHEKLDEWTNRDLMDVHSEVVVHLPRFKLEEDYELNEPLAKLGMTDVFSAKADLSGMNGEGGLFLSTVAHKAFVEVNEEGTEAAAATAGMVAFCMLREEHFKADHPFLFFIRHNKTKSILFLGRLSSPQ, from the exons ATGGCCGCCATCAGCAGTGCTAACACAGACTTTGCCTTGGCCCTGCTCCGAACTCTGAGCCAAGCAAACCCCACTGGGAACATCTTCATTTCCCCGCTCAGCATCAGTTCAGCCCTGGCCATGGTTTACCTGGGAGCTAAAGGAGACACTGCTGCTCAGATGGCAAAG GCACTCTCGTTCAGCTCTGGTGAAGGCGTGCATGCAGACTTCCAGACTCTAAACGCTGCCATCAACTCACCATCTGCATCGTACATCCTTAAACTGGCTAACCGCCTCTATGGAGAAAAAACAGCCAACTTCCTCCCT GAGTTTCTTGCAGCCACTCAGAAGTTTTACCAGGCAGACCTGAAGGCTGTGGATTTCCTCGGGGCTCCGGAGGCCTGCAGAACGGAGATCAACAGCTGGGTGGAGCAGCAGACAGAAG ATAAAATCAAAGATCTTCTGAAGCCAGGAACAGTCAGCTCAATGACCAGGCTGGCTCTGGTTAACGCCATCTACTTTAAGGGGAACTGGAAGAACCGCTTTGATGCAGCAGACACCAAAGAGATGCCCTTTAAAATCAACAAG AATGAGAGCAAGCCAGTCCAGATGATGTACCAGATGAAGAAGCTGCCCTACAACTACGTCCCTGAGCTCAGTCTGCAGATCCTGGAGCTGCCGTACATTGATGAGGAGCTCAGCATGTTCATCCTGCTGCCTGAGGAGTCTGCTGATGGCTCTGACCCTCTGGTGAAG CTGGAGAAAGAGATAACACATGAGAAGCTGGATGAATGGACCAACAGAGACCTCATGGATGTCCACTCTGAAGTCGTGGTCCACCTGCCCAGGTTCAAGCTGGAGGAAGACTACGAGCTGAATGAGCCACTCGCCAAACTGGGCATGACAGATGTGTTCAGTGCAAAGGCTGATCTGTCTGGCATGAATGGAGAGGGAGGACTGTTCCTGTCTACGGTGGCCCATAAGGCCTTTGTGGAGGTGAACGAGGAGGGAACAGAGGCGGCTGCAGCCACAGCAGGCATGGTAGCATTCTGCATGTTGAGGGAGGAACACTTCAAGGCTGACCAccccttcctcttcttcatcaggCACAATAAGACCAAGTCCATCCTCTTCCTTGGCAGGTTGTCATCTCCTCAGTAG
- the bmb gene encoding protein brambleberry produces the protein MGYPLIHQLCFLLVSSLLCQSPGVSGLFEWLRQTESAPKAAAAPPPVAPAVLAKDARFEMATVDEKFLAEAKHMDISPLDSCHYRVVARLKASCDGLSEEQLAKLGVLLFNCQAESEGRPAYPCTDEMSIKECTADMDSDTWNAYHIVSNRARSVCYATRQQLFRRRAEHTVNTLISTATSQLDAMKDLKEGQLELKELTTASLNKLLQGHSVLQEQQGKLYEGQEQMESSLRDNLERLGEEKALIASGQELVAQLIKGITEKMENVSEHLQIQGSEVQDSHSAIVKDLEDVRHQAQDIYQKIDHSMLEFLQYQDQTSQYYADLMTKLERMNSTLGFVLHYLDNMQGKIEERLHMIQGYLGWAGLSLTAMWTCVSHTVYFVLCAVLLTFLRCPGFSRAMLLLTVPLNAIAEINQQPALDLTGLSLLVLTLTLGHWFVNQLCASFKFSRKLVTPLLLPPCDIVKPQKATSNHSYPPSSTPQKDESDGFMDRDDLLNQDSFISGALGMSAVSPPHRRTMPESRFVPIIGTPNHSTPRLIPQPLLSGVLTDEIPLRNLGGFDGVNDSRDLGNDSRSASPAPSLISNSSLSGRQLCNGITKTGKACKKRAVPGLEYCRVHEGGLSSYVQS, from the exons ATGGGGTACCCCCTGATCCATCAGCTGTGTTTCCTGCTGGTCAGCTCCCTGCTCTGCCAGAGTCCGGGTGTTAGCGGCCTGTTCGAGTGGCTCAGACAGACAGAGTCTGCTccaaaagcagcagcagcgccTCCTCCAGTCGCTCCAGCGGTCCTCGCAAAGGATGCTCGGTTTGAAATGGCCACAGTGGATGAGAAGTTTCTGGCTGAAGCAAAACACATGGACATCAGCCCGCTAGACAGCTGCCACTACAGG GTGGTAGCCCGGCTGAAGGCGAGCTGCGATGGTCTCTCAGAGGAGCAACTTGCAAAACTGGGAGTCCTTCTGTTTAATTGTCAGGCAGAGAGCGAGGGCCGCCCAGCCTACCCGTGTACagatgaaatg TCTATTAAAGAGTGCACAGCAGACATGGACTCAGACACATGGAATGCCTACCACATAGTGAGCAACAGAGCGCGCTCAGTATGCTACGCGACTCGCCAGCAGCTCTTCAGGCGTAGAGCGGAGCACACGGTGAACACACTCATCTCTACAGCCACCAGCCAACTGGACGCGATGAAGGACCTGAAG GAGGGCCAACTGGAGCTAAAGGAGCTGACCACAGCCTCTTTGAACAAGCTGCTGCAAGGACACAGCGTTCTGCAGGAACAACAGGGGAAACTGTACGAGGGTCAGGAGCAGATGGAGAGCTCGCTGAGGGACAACCTGGAGCGTCTGGGTGAGGAGAAAGCTCTCATCGCCTCAGGACAGGAACTGGTGGCTCAGCTCATCAAGGGCATCACAGAGAAAATGG AAAATGTGAGTGAACATCTGCAGATCCAGGGCTCAGAGGTCCAGGACAGCCACAGTGCCATCGTTAAAGACCTCGAAGACGTCAGACACCAAGCTCAGGACATCTACCAGAAAATTG ACCACAGCATGCTGGAGTTCCTGCAGTACCAGGACCAGACCTCCCAGTACTACGCAGACCTCATGACCAAACTGGAGCGGATGAACAGCACACTGGGATTTGTGCTGCACTACCTGGACAACATGCAGGGCAAGATAGAGGAGAGGCTCCACATGATCCAGGGCTACCTGGGCTGGGCAG GTCTGAGCCTGACAGCCATGTGGACGTGTGTTTCACATACAGTATACTTTGTTCTGTGTGCCGTCCTGCTGACGTTCCTGCGTTGTCCGGGTTTCTCCAGAGCCATGCTGCTGCTCACTGTCCCTCTGAACGCAATAGCGGAAATAAACCAGCAGCCGGCGTTAGATCTGACCGGTCTGAGCTTGCTGGTGCTGACGCTGACTCTTG GTCACTGGTTTGTGAACCAGTTGTGCGCCTCTTTCAAGTTCAGTAGAAAGCTGGtcactcctctgctgctgcccCCATGTGACATAGTGAAACCACAAAAAGCAACAAGCAACCACTCATATCCACCGTCCTCTACTCCACAGAA AGATGAATCGGACGGCTTCATGGACAGAGATGACCTGTTGAATCAGGACAGCTTCATATCAG GCGCCCTCGGCATGTCAGCGGTGTCCCCTCCTCACAGAAGGACAATGCCAGAGTCTAGATTTGTACCGATTATTGGCACACCGAATCATTCGACTCCCAGGCTCATTCCACAGCCACTACTGTCAGGG gTTCTGACTGATGAAATCCCCCTGAGGAACCTCGGAGGTTTTGATGGAGTGAATGACTCGAGAGATTTGGGGAACGACTCCCGTAGTGCCAGTCCAGCCCCGTCTCTCATCAGCAACAG CTCTCTGTCTGGCCGTCAGCTCTGCAATGGCATCACTAAAACAGGGAAGGCCTGTAAGAAGAGAGCTGTGCCTGGACTGGAGTACTGCAGAGTTCACGAAGGAGGGCTAAGCTCGTATGTCCAGTCCTGA